Proteins from one Ricinus communis isolate WT05 ecotype wild-type chromosome 9, ASM1957865v1, whole genome shotgun sequence genomic window:
- the LOC8261524 gene encoding uncharacterized protein LOC8261524 isoform X2, protein MKISLHLLCLFSSLLFTVIIPLLNCFYFTVLEGMILIGTKKMLLQRTFLVVALLITGLFGAFLYTVEGTPQRILLDSDVDTDDFFALLYLLKLNRSEFELEAVTINANAWTDAGHAVNQIYDILYMMGRDDISVGVGGEGGILDDGTILSNVGGYLPIIEQEMSTTGGCRYRQAIPVGHFGGRLDINSNYGLRKAFLPQGSRKYSPLRQPTAQQVLIDKISAGPINVFIIGAHTNFAIFLMKNPHLKKNVKHIYVMGGGVRSQNPTGCCPRNTRLSCHPRQCGDNGNLFSDYTSNPYAEFNIFGDPFAAYQVIHSGIPVTLVPLDATNTIPISENFFNTFELNQHTYEAQYCFQSLKMARDTWFGDQFYTSYFMWDSFTSGVAVSIMRNSHKQNGENEFAEMEYINITVVTSNEPYGAYDGSNPFFDGRKVPKFNLKKGGAHSGHVQTGLRDPFCTVQNEQGRCQDGYTKEVTGSEGVRVLVATRAKPNPDTSSELDRAYFKSFLDVLNHPQQTGRFNFTTQFPYYKEVLYKPDFGTKRLGKPVVFDMDMSAGDFLALIYLLKLPVELINLKGIIVSPTGWANAATIDVVYDLLHMMGRDDIPVGLGNVFARNQSDRIFSAVGDCKYVKVIPHGSGGFLDSDTLYGLARDLPRSPRRYTAHNSVKFGAPRDTDHPELRQPLALEVWDTVVRKLEPGSKISILTNGPLTSLAEIILSDNNASSVIKDVYVVGGHISHNNLDKGNVLTSHSNEYTEMNIYLDPLAAKTVFESSLDITLIPLEAQRKVSSFSKILQSLSKTNKTPEALFARRLLSRLYRLHQAHHRYHHMDTFLGEILGAVSLGGGHDSLLNSILKIKRIKVLAEGVESREGEIVVDEKQGKLVRLLDSVDPTVYYNHFAWQLGVKMQSAVIGSFDEQRRIWSTKPNSK, encoded by the exons ATGAAGATATCATTGCATCTTCTTTGTCTCTTCTCTTCCCTTCTGTTCACTGTAATTATCCCTCTTTTGAACTGCTTTTACTTCACAG TTTTGGAAGGAATGATTTTGATTGGAACAAAAAAAATGTTGTTGCAGAGGACTTTCTTGGTGGTTGCTCTATTGATCACAGGACTTTTTGGAGCCTTTTTATACACTGTGGAGGGCACACCACAAAGGATTCTTTTAGACTCAGATGTCGACACTGATGATTTCTTTGCCCTTTTGTACCTCTTGAAGCTTAACAGATCAGAGTTCGAGTTAGAG GCAGTTACTATCAATGCAAATGCATGGACTGATGCCGGGCATGCCGTGAACCAAATCTATGACATCCTTTACATGATGGGTCGCGACGATATTTCTGTTGGAGTTGGGGGTGAGGGTGGAATACTTGACGATGGCACTATACTCTCAAATGTTGGTGGATATCTTCCGATAATTGAGCAG GAAATGTCAACAACAGGAGGCTGTAGATACAGACAAGCTATTCCTGTGGGCCATTTTGGAGGACGATTAGATATTAATTCCAACTATGGCTTAAGGAAAGCGTTTCTGCCACAG GGCAGCAGGAAATATTCCCCTCTTCGACAACCTACTGCACAACAAGTTCTGATAGATAAAATATCTGCAGGCCCTATTAATGTCTTTATAATAGGAGCTCATAcaaattttgcaatttttcttATGAAAAATCCGCATCTAAAGAAGAATGTCAAGCATATATATGTAATGGGTGGTGGTGTGAGGTCACAAAATCCTACTGGTTGTTGCCCACGAAATACACGCTTATCTTGCCATCCTAGACAGTGCGGTGACAATGGCAATCTGTTTTCAGATTACACTAGTAATCCTTACGCTGAGTTTAACATTTTTGGAGATCCTTTCGCTGCGTACCAG GTTATCCATTCAGGAATACCAGTAACCCTGGTGCCCCTGGATGCAACAAATACAATTCCTATAAGCGAGAATTTCTTTAATACATTTGAGCTTAACCAGCATACATATGAGGCACAATATTGTTTCCAATCTCTGAAAATGGCTCGTGACACTTGGTTTGGTGACCAATTCTACACG AGCTATTTCATGTGGGATTCTTTCACATCAGGAGTAGCAGTTTCTATCATGCGTAATTCGCATAAGCAAAATGGAGAAAATGAATTTGCTGAAATggaatatatcaatataactGTTGTTACTTCAAATGAACCTTATGGAGCATATGATGGTTCAAATCCATTCTTTGATGGCCGTAAAGTTCCAAAGTTTAATCTGAAGAAAGGTGGAGCACATAGTGGTCATGTACAGACAGGCCTTAGAGACCCTTTCTGCACTGTGCAGAATGAGCAAGGAAGATGCCAG gaTGGCTATACGAAAGAGGTAACAGGTTCTGAAGGAGTTCGTGTTCTTGTGGCAACGAGAGCAAAACCTAATCCAGACACTAGTAGTGAACTTGACAGGGCCTATTTCAAGAGTTTCTTAGAT GTTCTGAATCACCCTCAACAAACTGGAAGGTTCAATTTTACAACCCAATTTCCTTATTACAAAGAAGTTCTGTACAAGCCAGACTTTGGAACCAAAAGACTTGGCAAACCTGTTGTCTTTGACATGGACATGAGTGCTGGAGATTTTCTTGCTCTAATCTATCTCCTTAAATTGCCTGTAGAACTGATCAACCTCAAG GGTATCATTGTAAGTCCAACTGGCTGGGCAAATGCTGCAACCATAGATGTGGTATATGATTTGCTGCATATGATGGGTCGTGATGACATTCCAGTTGGTCTAGGAAATGTCTTTGCTAGGAACCAGTCTGATCGAATTTTTTCTGCTGTTGGAGACTGCAAGTATGTTAAGGTCATTCCGCATGGTAGTGGTGGATTCTTGGATTCAGACACACTCTATGGTCTTGCTCGAGATCTGCCACGAAGCCCCAGAAG GTATACTGCACATAACTCTGTAAAATTTGGAGCACCTCGCGACACTGATCACCCTGAACTCAGACAACCTCTAGCACTTGAAGTTTGGGACACTGTAGTAAGAAAATTGGAGCCAGGATCTAAGATTAGCATATTAACCAATGGACCATTGACTAGTTTAGCAGAGATAATTTTATCAGATAATAATGCAAGCTCTGTGATTAAG GATGTGTATGTTGTTGGAGGACACATTAGCCATAACAATCTGGACAAGGGAAATGTCTTGACTTCCCATTCTAATGAATATACGGAAATGAATATATATCTTGACCCCTTGGCTGCAAAGACAGTTTTTGAATCATCACTTGACATTACTCTCATTCCACTTGAGGCCCAGCGCAAAGTAAGTTCATTCTCCAAGATCCTACAGAGTCTGAGCAAGACAAATAAGACACCAGAGGCATTGTTCGCGCGGCGTTTGCTATCAAGGCTTTACCGGTTGCATCAAGCACACCACAGATACCATCACATG GATACATTCTTGGGGGAAATCCTTGGTGCAGTATCCCTGGGTGGCGGCCATGATTCCTTGCTGAACTCAATCTTGAAAATTAAACGGATTAAGGTTCTTGCTGAAGGCGTTGAATCCAGAGAGGGAGAGATTGTGGTGGATGAAAAACAAGGGAAATTAGTCAGACTATTGGATAGTGTAGACCCTACAGTATATTACAACCATTTTGCATGGCAATTGGGAGTTAAAATGCAATCTGCCGTTATAGGAAGCTTTGATGAGCAGAGAAGAATTTGGAGTACAAAACCAAATTCTAAGTAA
- the LOC8261524 gene encoding uncharacterized protein LOC8261524 isoform X5, which yields MSFTVLEGMILIGTKKMLLQRTFLVVALLITGLFGAFLYTVEGTPQRILLDSDVDTDDFFALLYLLKLNRSEFELEAVTINANAWTDAGHAVNQIYDILYMMGRDDISVGVGGEGGILDDGTILSNVGGYLPIIEQEMSTTGGCRYRQAIPVGHFGGRLDINSNYGLRKAFLPQGSRKYSPLRQPTAQQVLIDKISAGPINVFIIGAHTNFAIFLMKNPHLKKNVKHIYVMGGGVRSQNPTGCCPRNTRLSCHPRQCGDNGNLFSDYTSNPYAEFNIFGDPFAAYQVIHSGIPVTLVPLDATNTIPISENFFNTFELNQHTYEAQYCFQSLKMARDTWFGDQFYTSYFMWDSFTSGVAVSIMRNSHKQNGENEFAEMEYINITVVTSNEPYGAYDGSNPFFDGRKVPKFNLKKGGAHSGHVQTGLRDPFCTVQNEQGRCQDGYTKEVTGSEGVRVLVATRAKPNPDTSSELDRAYFKSFLDVLNHPQQTGRFNFTTQFPYYKEVLYKPDFGTKRLGKPVVFDMDMSAGDFLALIYLLKLPVELINLKGIIVSPTGWANAATIDVVYDLLHMMGRDDIPVGLGNVFARNQSDRIFSAVGDCKYVKVIPHGSGGFLDSDTLYGLARDLPRSPRRYTAHNSVKFGAPRDTDHPELRQPLALEVWDTVVRKLEPGSKISILTNGPLTSLAEIILSDNNASSVIKDVYVVGGHISHNNLDKGNVLTSHSNEYTEMNIYLDPLAAKTVFESSLDITLIPLEAQRKVSSFSKILQSLSKTNKTPEALFARRLLSRLYRLHQAHHRYHHMDTFLGEILGAVSLGGGHDSLLNSILKIKRIKVLAEGVESREGEIVVDEKQGKLVRLLDSVDPTVYYNHFAWQLGVKMQSAVIGSFDEQRRIWSTKPNSK from the exons atgtcttttacAGTTTTGGAAGGAATGATTTTGATTGGAACAAAAAAAATGTTGTTGCAGAGGACTTTCTTGGTGGTTGCTCTATTGATCACAGGACTTTTTGGAGCCTTTTTATACACTGTGGAGGGCACACCACAAAGGATTCTTTTAGACTCAGATGTCGACACTGATGATTTCTTTGCCCTTTTGTACCTCTTGAAGCTTAACAGATCAGAGTTCGAGTTAGAG GCAGTTACTATCAATGCAAATGCATGGACTGATGCCGGGCATGCCGTGAACCAAATCTATGACATCCTTTACATGATGGGTCGCGACGATATTTCTGTTGGAGTTGGGGGTGAGGGTGGAATACTTGACGATGGCACTATACTCTCAAATGTTGGTGGATATCTTCCGATAATTGAGCAG GAAATGTCAACAACAGGAGGCTGTAGATACAGACAAGCTATTCCTGTGGGCCATTTTGGAGGACGATTAGATATTAATTCCAACTATGGCTTAAGGAAAGCGTTTCTGCCACAG GGCAGCAGGAAATATTCCCCTCTTCGACAACCTACTGCACAACAAGTTCTGATAGATAAAATATCTGCAGGCCCTATTAATGTCTTTATAATAGGAGCTCATAcaaattttgcaatttttcttATGAAAAATCCGCATCTAAAGAAGAATGTCAAGCATATATATGTAATGGGTGGTGGTGTGAGGTCACAAAATCCTACTGGTTGTTGCCCACGAAATACACGCTTATCTTGCCATCCTAGACAGTGCGGTGACAATGGCAATCTGTTTTCAGATTACACTAGTAATCCTTACGCTGAGTTTAACATTTTTGGAGATCCTTTCGCTGCGTACCAG GTTATCCATTCAGGAATACCAGTAACCCTGGTGCCCCTGGATGCAACAAATACAATTCCTATAAGCGAGAATTTCTTTAATACATTTGAGCTTAACCAGCATACATATGAGGCACAATATTGTTTCCAATCTCTGAAAATGGCTCGTGACACTTGGTTTGGTGACCAATTCTACACG AGCTATTTCATGTGGGATTCTTTCACATCAGGAGTAGCAGTTTCTATCATGCGTAATTCGCATAAGCAAAATGGAGAAAATGAATTTGCTGAAATggaatatatcaatataactGTTGTTACTTCAAATGAACCTTATGGAGCATATGATGGTTCAAATCCATTCTTTGATGGCCGTAAAGTTCCAAAGTTTAATCTGAAGAAAGGTGGAGCACATAGTGGTCATGTACAGACAGGCCTTAGAGACCCTTTCTGCACTGTGCAGAATGAGCAAGGAAGATGCCAG gaTGGCTATACGAAAGAGGTAACAGGTTCTGAAGGAGTTCGTGTTCTTGTGGCAACGAGAGCAAAACCTAATCCAGACACTAGTAGTGAACTTGACAGGGCCTATTTCAAGAGTTTCTTAGAT GTTCTGAATCACCCTCAACAAACTGGAAGGTTCAATTTTACAACCCAATTTCCTTATTACAAAGAAGTTCTGTACAAGCCAGACTTTGGAACCAAAAGACTTGGCAAACCTGTTGTCTTTGACATGGACATGAGTGCTGGAGATTTTCTTGCTCTAATCTATCTCCTTAAATTGCCTGTAGAACTGATCAACCTCAAG GGTATCATTGTAAGTCCAACTGGCTGGGCAAATGCTGCAACCATAGATGTGGTATATGATTTGCTGCATATGATGGGTCGTGATGACATTCCAGTTGGTCTAGGAAATGTCTTTGCTAGGAACCAGTCTGATCGAATTTTTTCTGCTGTTGGAGACTGCAAGTATGTTAAGGTCATTCCGCATGGTAGTGGTGGATTCTTGGATTCAGACACACTCTATGGTCTTGCTCGAGATCTGCCACGAAGCCCCAGAAG GTATACTGCACATAACTCTGTAAAATTTGGAGCACCTCGCGACACTGATCACCCTGAACTCAGACAACCTCTAGCACTTGAAGTTTGGGACACTGTAGTAAGAAAATTGGAGCCAGGATCTAAGATTAGCATATTAACCAATGGACCATTGACTAGTTTAGCAGAGATAATTTTATCAGATAATAATGCAAGCTCTGTGATTAAG GATGTGTATGTTGTTGGAGGACACATTAGCCATAACAATCTGGACAAGGGAAATGTCTTGACTTCCCATTCTAATGAATATACGGAAATGAATATATATCTTGACCCCTTGGCTGCAAAGACAGTTTTTGAATCATCACTTGACATTACTCTCATTCCACTTGAGGCCCAGCGCAAAGTAAGTTCATTCTCCAAGATCCTACAGAGTCTGAGCAAGACAAATAAGACACCAGAGGCATTGTTCGCGCGGCGTTTGCTATCAAGGCTTTACCGGTTGCATCAAGCACACCACAGATACCATCACATG GATACATTCTTGGGGGAAATCCTTGGTGCAGTATCCCTGGGTGGCGGCCATGATTCCTTGCTGAACTCAATCTTGAAAATTAAACGGATTAAGGTTCTTGCTGAAGGCGTTGAATCCAGAGAGGGAGAGATTGTGGTGGATGAAAAACAAGGGAAATTAGTCAGACTATTGGATAGTGTAGACCCTACAGTATATTACAACCATTTTGCATGGCAATTGGGAGTTAAAATGCAATCTGCCGTTATAGGAAGCTTTGATGAGCAGAGAAGAATTTGGAGTACAAAACCAAATTCTAAGTAA
- the LOC8261524 gene encoding uncharacterized protein LOC8261524 isoform X6 gives MILIGTKKMLLQRTFLVVALLITGLFGAFLYTVEGTPQRILLDSDVDTDDFFALLYLLKLNRSEFELEAVTINANAWTDAGHAVNQIYDILYMMGRDDISVGVGGEGGILDDGTILSNVGGYLPIIEQEMSTTGGCRYRQAIPVGHFGGRLDINSNYGLRKAFLPQGSRKYSPLRQPTAQQVLIDKISAGPINVFIIGAHTNFAIFLMKNPHLKKNVKHIYVMGGGVRSQNPTGCCPRNTRLSCHPRQCGDNGNLFSDYTSNPYAEFNIFGDPFAAYQVIHSGIPVTLVPLDATNTIPISENFFNTFELNQHTYEAQYCFQSLKMARDTWFGDQFYTSYFMWDSFTSGVAVSIMRNSHKQNGENEFAEMEYINITVVTSNEPYGAYDGSNPFFDGRKVPKFNLKKGGAHSGHVQTGLRDPFCTVQNEQGRCQDGYTKEVTGSEGVRVLVATRAKPNPDTSSELDRAYFKSFLDVLNHPQQTGRFNFTTQFPYYKEVLYKPDFGTKRLGKPVVFDMDMSAGDFLALIYLLKLPVELINLKGIIVSPTGWANAATIDVVYDLLHMMGRDDIPVGLGNVFARNQSDRIFSAVGDCKYVKVIPHGSGGFLDSDTLYGLARDLPRSPRRYTAHNSVKFGAPRDTDHPELRQPLALEVWDTVVRKLEPGSKISILTNGPLTSLAEIILSDNNASSVIKDVYVVGGHISHNNLDKGNVLTSHSNEYTEMNIYLDPLAAKTVFESSLDITLIPLEAQRKVSSFSKILQSLSKTNKTPEALFARRLLSRLYRLHQAHHRYHHMDTFLGEILGAVSLGGGHDSLLNSILKIKRIKVLAEGVESREGEIVVDEKQGKLVRLLDSVDPTVYYNHFAWQLGVKMQSAVIGSFDEQRRIWSTKPNSK, from the exons ATGATTTTGATTGGAACAAAAAAAATGTTGTTGCAGAGGACTTTCTTGGTGGTTGCTCTATTGATCACAGGACTTTTTGGAGCCTTTTTATACACTGTGGAGGGCACACCACAAAGGATTCTTTTAGACTCAGATGTCGACACTGATGATTTCTTTGCCCTTTTGTACCTCTTGAAGCTTAACAGATCAGAGTTCGAGTTAGAG GCAGTTACTATCAATGCAAATGCATGGACTGATGCCGGGCATGCCGTGAACCAAATCTATGACATCCTTTACATGATGGGTCGCGACGATATTTCTGTTGGAGTTGGGGGTGAGGGTGGAATACTTGACGATGGCACTATACTCTCAAATGTTGGTGGATATCTTCCGATAATTGAGCAG GAAATGTCAACAACAGGAGGCTGTAGATACAGACAAGCTATTCCTGTGGGCCATTTTGGAGGACGATTAGATATTAATTCCAACTATGGCTTAAGGAAAGCGTTTCTGCCACAG GGCAGCAGGAAATATTCCCCTCTTCGACAACCTACTGCACAACAAGTTCTGATAGATAAAATATCTGCAGGCCCTATTAATGTCTTTATAATAGGAGCTCATAcaaattttgcaatttttcttATGAAAAATCCGCATCTAAAGAAGAATGTCAAGCATATATATGTAATGGGTGGTGGTGTGAGGTCACAAAATCCTACTGGTTGTTGCCCACGAAATACACGCTTATCTTGCCATCCTAGACAGTGCGGTGACAATGGCAATCTGTTTTCAGATTACACTAGTAATCCTTACGCTGAGTTTAACATTTTTGGAGATCCTTTCGCTGCGTACCAG GTTATCCATTCAGGAATACCAGTAACCCTGGTGCCCCTGGATGCAACAAATACAATTCCTATAAGCGAGAATTTCTTTAATACATTTGAGCTTAACCAGCATACATATGAGGCACAATATTGTTTCCAATCTCTGAAAATGGCTCGTGACACTTGGTTTGGTGACCAATTCTACACG AGCTATTTCATGTGGGATTCTTTCACATCAGGAGTAGCAGTTTCTATCATGCGTAATTCGCATAAGCAAAATGGAGAAAATGAATTTGCTGAAATggaatatatcaatataactGTTGTTACTTCAAATGAACCTTATGGAGCATATGATGGTTCAAATCCATTCTTTGATGGCCGTAAAGTTCCAAAGTTTAATCTGAAGAAAGGTGGAGCACATAGTGGTCATGTACAGACAGGCCTTAGAGACCCTTTCTGCACTGTGCAGAATGAGCAAGGAAGATGCCAG gaTGGCTATACGAAAGAGGTAACAGGTTCTGAAGGAGTTCGTGTTCTTGTGGCAACGAGAGCAAAACCTAATCCAGACACTAGTAGTGAACTTGACAGGGCCTATTTCAAGAGTTTCTTAGAT GTTCTGAATCACCCTCAACAAACTGGAAGGTTCAATTTTACAACCCAATTTCCTTATTACAAAGAAGTTCTGTACAAGCCAGACTTTGGAACCAAAAGACTTGGCAAACCTGTTGTCTTTGACATGGACATGAGTGCTGGAGATTTTCTTGCTCTAATCTATCTCCTTAAATTGCCTGTAGAACTGATCAACCTCAAG GGTATCATTGTAAGTCCAACTGGCTGGGCAAATGCTGCAACCATAGATGTGGTATATGATTTGCTGCATATGATGGGTCGTGATGACATTCCAGTTGGTCTAGGAAATGTCTTTGCTAGGAACCAGTCTGATCGAATTTTTTCTGCTGTTGGAGACTGCAAGTATGTTAAGGTCATTCCGCATGGTAGTGGTGGATTCTTGGATTCAGACACACTCTATGGTCTTGCTCGAGATCTGCCACGAAGCCCCAGAAG GTATACTGCACATAACTCTGTAAAATTTGGAGCACCTCGCGACACTGATCACCCTGAACTCAGACAACCTCTAGCACTTGAAGTTTGGGACACTGTAGTAAGAAAATTGGAGCCAGGATCTAAGATTAGCATATTAACCAATGGACCATTGACTAGTTTAGCAGAGATAATTTTATCAGATAATAATGCAAGCTCTGTGATTAAG GATGTGTATGTTGTTGGAGGACACATTAGCCATAACAATCTGGACAAGGGAAATGTCTTGACTTCCCATTCTAATGAATATACGGAAATGAATATATATCTTGACCCCTTGGCTGCAAAGACAGTTTTTGAATCATCACTTGACATTACTCTCATTCCACTTGAGGCCCAGCGCAAAGTAAGTTCATTCTCCAAGATCCTACAGAGTCTGAGCAAGACAAATAAGACACCAGAGGCATTGTTCGCGCGGCGTTTGCTATCAAGGCTTTACCGGTTGCATCAAGCACACCACAGATACCATCACATG GATACATTCTTGGGGGAAATCCTTGGTGCAGTATCCCTGGGTGGCGGCCATGATTCCTTGCTGAACTCAATCTTGAAAATTAAACGGATTAAGGTTCTTGCTGAAGGCGTTGAATCCAGAGAGGGAGAGATTGTGGTGGATGAAAAACAAGGGAAATTAGTCAGACTATTGGATAGTGTAGACCCTACAGTATATTACAACCATTTTGCATGGCAATTGGGAGTTAAAATGCAATCTGCCGTTATAGGAAGCTTTGATGAGCAGAGAAGAATTTGGAGTACAAAACCAAATTCTAAGTAA
- the LOC8261524 gene encoding uncharacterized protein LOC8261524 isoform X7 has protein sequence MMGRDDISVGVGGEGGILDDGTILSNVGGYLPIIEQEMSTTGGCRYRQAIPVGHFGGRLDINSNYGLRKAFLPQGSRKYSPLRQPTAQQVLIDKISAGPINVFIIGAHTNFAIFLMKNPHLKKNVKHIYVMGGGVRSQNPTGCCPRNTRLSCHPRQCGDNGNLFSDYTSNPYAEFNIFGDPFAAYQVIHSGIPVTLVPLDATNTIPISENFFNTFELNQHTYEAQYCFQSLKMARDTWFGDQFYTSYFMWDSFTSGVAVSIMRNSHKQNGENEFAEMEYINITVVTSNEPYGAYDGSNPFFDGRKVPKFNLKKGGAHSGHVQTGLRDPFCTVQNEQGRCQDGYTKEVTGSEGVRVLVATRAKPNPDTSSELDRAYFKSFLDVLNHPQQTGRFNFTTQFPYYKEVLYKPDFGTKRLGKPVVFDMDMSAGDFLALIYLLKLPVELINLKGIIVSPTGWANAATIDVVYDLLHMMGRDDIPVGLGNVFARNQSDRIFSAVGDCKYVKVIPHGSGGFLDSDTLYGLARDLPRSPRRYTAHNSVKFGAPRDTDHPELRQPLALEVWDTVVRKLEPGSKISILTNGPLTSLAEIILSDNNASSVIKDVYVVGGHISHNNLDKGNVLTSHSNEYTEMNIYLDPLAAKTVFESSLDITLIPLEAQRKVSSFSKILQSLSKTNKTPEALFARRLLSRLYRLHQAHHRYHHMDTFLGEILGAVSLGGGHDSLLNSILKIKRIKVLAEGVESREGEIVVDEKQGKLVRLLDSVDPTVYYNHFAWQLGVKMQSAVIGSFDEQRRIWSTKPNSK, from the exons ATGATGGGTCGCGACGATATTTCTGTTGGAGTTGGGGGTGAGGGTGGAATACTTGACGATGGCACTATACTCTCAAATGTTGGTGGATATCTTCCGATAATTGAGCAG GAAATGTCAACAACAGGAGGCTGTAGATACAGACAAGCTATTCCTGTGGGCCATTTTGGAGGACGATTAGATATTAATTCCAACTATGGCTTAAGGAAAGCGTTTCTGCCACAG GGCAGCAGGAAATATTCCCCTCTTCGACAACCTACTGCACAACAAGTTCTGATAGATAAAATATCTGCAGGCCCTATTAATGTCTTTATAATAGGAGCTCATAcaaattttgcaatttttcttATGAAAAATCCGCATCTAAAGAAGAATGTCAAGCATATATATGTAATGGGTGGTGGTGTGAGGTCACAAAATCCTACTGGTTGTTGCCCACGAAATACACGCTTATCTTGCCATCCTAGACAGTGCGGTGACAATGGCAATCTGTTTTCAGATTACACTAGTAATCCTTACGCTGAGTTTAACATTTTTGGAGATCCTTTCGCTGCGTACCAG GTTATCCATTCAGGAATACCAGTAACCCTGGTGCCCCTGGATGCAACAAATACAATTCCTATAAGCGAGAATTTCTTTAATACATTTGAGCTTAACCAGCATACATATGAGGCACAATATTGTTTCCAATCTCTGAAAATGGCTCGTGACACTTGGTTTGGTGACCAATTCTACACG AGCTATTTCATGTGGGATTCTTTCACATCAGGAGTAGCAGTTTCTATCATGCGTAATTCGCATAAGCAAAATGGAGAAAATGAATTTGCTGAAATggaatatatcaatataactGTTGTTACTTCAAATGAACCTTATGGAGCATATGATGGTTCAAATCCATTCTTTGATGGCCGTAAAGTTCCAAAGTTTAATCTGAAGAAAGGTGGAGCACATAGTGGTCATGTACAGACAGGCCTTAGAGACCCTTTCTGCACTGTGCAGAATGAGCAAGGAAGATGCCAG gaTGGCTATACGAAAGAGGTAACAGGTTCTGAAGGAGTTCGTGTTCTTGTGGCAACGAGAGCAAAACCTAATCCAGACACTAGTAGTGAACTTGACAGGGCCTATTTCAAGAGTTTCTTAGAT GTTCTGAATCACCCTCAACAAACTGGAAGGTTCAATTTTACAACCCAATTTCCTTATTACAAAGAAGTTCTGTACAAGCCAGACTTTGGAACCAAAAGACTTGGCAAACCTGTTGTCTTTGACATGGACATGAGTGCTGGAGATTTTCTTGCTCTAATCTATCTCCTTAAATTGCCTGTAGAACTGATCAACCTCAAG GGTATCATTGTAAGTCCAACTGGCTGGGCAAATGCTGCAACCATAGATGTGGTATATGATTTGCTGCATATGATGGGTCGTGATGACATTCCAGTTGGTCTAGGAAATGTCTTTGCTAGGAACCAGTCTGATCGAATTTTTTCTGCTGTTGGAGACTGCAAGTATGTTAAGGTCATTCCGCATGGTAGTGGTGGATTCTTGGATTCAGACACACTCTATGGTCTTGCTCGAGATCTGCCACGAAGCCCCAGAAG GTATACTGCACATAACTCTGTAAAATTTGGAGCACCTCGCGACACTGATCACCCTGAACTCAGACAACCTCTAGCACTTGAAGTTTGGGACACTGTAGTAAGAAAATTGGAGCCAGGATCTAAGATTAGCATATTAACCAATGGACCATTGACTAGTTTAGCAGAGATAATTTTATCAGATAATAATGCAAGCTCTGTGATTAAG GATGTGTATGTTGTTGGAGGACACATTAGCCATAACAATCTGGACAAGGGAAATGTCTTGACTTCCCATTCTAATGAATATACGGAAATGAATATATATCTTGACCCCTTGGCTGCAAAGACAGTTTTTGAATCATCACTTGACATTACTCTCATTCCACTTGAGGCCCAGCGCAAAGTAAGTTCATTCTCCAAGATCCTACAGAGTCTGAGCAAGACAAATAAGACACCAGAGGCATTGTTCGCGCGGCGTTTGCTATCAAGGCTTTACCGGTTGCATCAAGCACACCACAGATACCATCACATG GATACATTCTTGGGGGAAATCCTTGGTGCAGTATCCCTGGGTGGCGGCCATGATTCCTTGCTGAACTCAATCTTGAAAATTAAACGGATTAAGGTTCTTGCTGAAGGCGTTGAATCCAGAGAGGGAGAGATTGTGGTGGATGAAAAACAAGGGAAATTAGTCAGACTATTGGATAGTGTAGACCCTACAGTATATTACAACCATTTTGCATGGCAATTGGGAGTTAAAATGCAATCTGCCGTTATAGGAAGCTTTGATGAGCAGAGAAGAATTTGGAGTACAAAACCAAATTCTAAGTAA